Below is a window of Deltaproteobacteria bacterium HGW-Deltaproteobacteria-2 DNA.
CAGTCTGCTGTGCCGCTTTCACATTGATTTCAAATCTTATATAATTTTTTACCCTTCTGAAATTAATCATACCACCCCGATCTGCAAAATCTTGCATATCACTCACCGTCAGCACTGGTATTTTACGAACTGAATTGAATATTTCTGTCAAATTATCTTTCGCGTCATTTCCGACAAACAAAATATGACAACCGGTAATATCTTCCATCCTGGAGAATCGTTTTACTGATACGGGCTTTTCGTGAATGAATTTTCCGGCAACGACCTCTCTAAGAACCTGAGCAAAGTCGTCATCGCCATAGACGCCGATAATAAAGTATTTTCCTCCCCATCGATCAGGAGGCCATTCGACAAACTTCCCAAAATTATAAATAAATGCCGCCTTCACCTGAGCTTCAGTTGGTTGCCCTTCTTCGGCAAACGCAAGATTGCCGTAACTTAAACAAGCAGAAGCAAAAAGAATTGTCATTAGGGCGCATTTAGAAATAATTGATAAACGGTATTTCATAAAAATTTACCTATCCTTGAAGGTAAAAAACATTTTGCCTATCATGCCCGACAAAACTTAAGCGAAATTACCATTGCCATTGTATCTTCGTATAAAATCCTCTTGGGATTTCACTCTCGACAGAATTCTCCGGATGCTCATTATCCAGTAGATTCTGCCCCACTACCGATAGTTCGATATTCGGTTTAACCTTCCAGGCCAATCGGATATCGAGGCTGCAATAACTGGGAATGTCCAGGGTAGAAATATTGTCTACGTAACGGAACATTGCACTCAGGTTCATGTTGGCTGGTAGATCCAAGTAAGAACGTAAAATACTCTGGTGCCGCGGCACGACCTTTTCCATATCGCTCATGTCTCTTAGATCGGTGCTGTCGGCGTCTTTAAATATATGCAAATAAAATATTGATTGGGAGGCGGTAATACGCCACCATTTAAAAGGCCTGTATTCCGCCGACACCTCTCCTCCAAAGGCCTTGGCCATCAGTTTATGGTCCACATTATATTGAACGATGTAGTGTGCCGGTGCCGGAGTTGTTTCTACGTAAA
It encodes the following:
- a CDS encoding DUF4154 domain-containing protein codes for the protein MKYRLSIISKCALMTILFASACLSYGNLAFAEEGQPTEAQVKAAFIYNFGKFVEWPPDRWGGKYFIIGVYGDDDFAQVLREVVAGKFIHEKPVSVKRFSRMEDITGCHILFVGNDAKDNLTEIFNSVRKIPVLTVSDMQDFADRGGMINFRRVKNYIRFEINVKAAQQTGLRISAQLLKLAIIIE